One window of Curtobacterium sp. 458 genomic DNA carries:
- the aroB gene encoding 3-dehydroquinate synthase produces MPEGTTEIRVGGDDGYVVAVGNGLLASVPALLGSRVAKVLIVHAPTLGARANDLRALLVDAGIEALIAEVPDAEGAKRVEVAAFCWQIMGQSDFTRTDAVIGLGGGAVTDLAGFVAATWLRGVPYIAIPTSVLGMVDASVGGKTGINTNEGKNLVGAFFAPRAVVADLDLVRSLPRNEILTGFAEIVKAGFIAVPEILDVIEADVARVTDPTTPEFRRVVELAIELKAQVVSDDFTEQGRREILNYGHTLGHAIEHAERYQWRHGAAVAVGMVFAAELARLTGHLDDATVDRHRSILESLELPTSYGIGRWEGLLATMRRDKKARAGMLRFIILDGVGKPTTLEGPEDHLLFTAYQEVGV; encoded by the coding sequence CTGCCCGAGGGCACCACCGAGATCCGCGTCGGCGGCGATGACGGCTACGTCGTCGCGGTCGGCAACGGGCTGCTCGCCTCCGTGCCCGCGCTGCTCGGCTCCAGGGTCGCGAAGGTCCTCATCGTGCACGCGCCGACGCTCGGCGCACGCGCGAACGACCTCCGCGCGCTGCTCGTCGACGCCGGGATCGAGGCACTCATCGCCGAGGTCCCCGACGCCGAGGGCGCGAAGCGCGTCGAGGTCGCGGCGTTCTGCTGGCAGATCATGGGGCAGTCGGACTTCACGCGCACCGACGCCGTGATCGGGCTCGGCGGGGGAGCCGTCACCGACCTCGCCGGCTTCGTCGCCGCGACCTGGCTGCGCGGCGTGCCGTACATCGCGATCCCGACGAGCGTGCTCGGCATGGTCGACGCGAGTGTGGGTGGCAAGACGGGGATCAACACCAACGAGGGCAAGAACCTCGTCGGCGCGTTCTTCGCACCGCGTGCGGTCGTCGCCGACCTCGACCTCGTCCGCTCCCTCCCGCGCAACGAGATCCTCACCGGGTTCGCCGAGATCGTGAAGGCCGGGTTCATCGCCGTCCCGGAGATCCTCGACGTGATCGAGGCCGACGTCGCGCGCGTGACAGACCCGACCACGCCGGAGTTCCGCCGTGTCGTCGAGCTGGCGATCGAGCTCAAGGCGCAGGTGGTCTCGGACGACTTCACCGAGCAGGGTCGGCGGGAGATCCTCAACTACGGGCACACGCTCGGCCACGCCATCGAGCACGCCGAGCGGTACCAGTGGCGGCACGGCGCAGCGGTGGCGGTCGGCATGGTCTTCGCCGCCGAGCTCGCGCGGCTCACCGGGCACCTCGACGACGCGACGGTCGATCGGCACCGCTCGATCCTGGAGTCGCTCGAACTGCCCACCTCGTACGGCATCGGACGCTGGGAGGGCCTGCTCGCGACGATGCGCCGCGACAAGAAGGCGCGCGCGGGCATGCTGCGCTTCATCATCCTCGACGGGGTCGGCAAGCCGACGACGCTCGAGGGGCCGGAGGACCACCTGCTCTTCACTGCGTACCAGGAGGTCGGCGTCTAG
- a CDS encoding shikimate kinase, which translates to MGAGKSTVGKRVAKALDVPFTDTDRVIVRDHGPIPTIFETRGEPAFRELEAAAVRDAVTSGGVVAVGGGAVTHAATREALAGARIVLLTVSPEAVADRIAGSDRPLLAQGGIDAWQTIMDERAATYAELAHVVLDTSRRPMSHVVADVVAWVRDHEQQAGATAPGAPGAAAPHTNEPGATP; encoded by the coding sequence ATGGGCGCGGGCAAGTCGACCGTGGGCAAGCGCGTCGCGAAGGCCCTCGACGTGCCGTTCACCGACACCGACCGGGTGATCGTCCGCGACCACGGCCCGATCCCGACGATCTTCGAGACGCGCGGCGAGCCTGCGTTCCGTGAGCTCGAGGCCGCCGCCGTCCGCGACGCCGTCACCAGCGGTGGGGTGGTCGCCGTCGGGGGCGGGGCCGTGACGCACGCGGCCACCCGCGAGGCGCTCGCAGGGGCACGGATCGTGCTCCTCACGGTGTCGCCCGAGGCGGTGGCCGACCGGATCGCCGGGAGCGACCGTCCGCTGCTCGCCCAGGGCGGGATCGACGCGTGGCAGACCATCATGGACGAGCGTGCCGCGACCTACGCCGAACTCGCTCACGTCGTCCTCGACACCTCGCGCCGGCCGATGTCCCACGTCGTGGCGGACGTCGTCGCCTGGGTCCGCGATCACGAACAGCAGGCGGGTGCGACCGCACCAGGCGCGCCCGGCGCAGCAGCACCGCACACGAACGAACCAGGAGCGACCCCGTGA